The Arachis ipaensis cultivar K30076 chromosome B10, Araip1.1, whole genome shotgun sequence DNA window TTTAAAACCATGCAAGATAACATAATTGTTAGAATCAAACCGATGATCGACTCGATCAGACTATTAGGTCACTGGATTACTGGTTCAATCGTTAGGTCACTAGTTGAACCCGTTAACCCAGtctcatttaaataaaaatataaaataatcaatCAACAAGTATTAAACCTATATTAGTAGAAAATAAATGTCTTCACTAATATTTTAACATTAATCAAATCTCAAAGTCTAAAAATAACTATTAGAAAAATACTAATTAGCATTAAACCTATATTAATACAATCATGCAATAGTACCAATATGAGAAACAATCaagtattaaatttatattaaaacaTCAACAATCAAAtattaaatatacattaaaacaAGGACAATTTACACAAATAAAATGATTGAACGAAACCTTTACGCAAATACAACATTGGCAAATTCCAGACGCAAATGCAACAAACGCAATTGTATGTAATCCGCTACACTCTGTAACGGAACCTTTACGTTGAGGACTTCAATACTCATAATCCGCTATACCCTCTAGCAGATTATGAAGAGTGTGAAAGCTTGGGAAGATGCCTATATATACCCAGCAAGTTGTGTAGAGTGTCATTTTCATTCATTCATAACTTGAGGGATGAAAAATGAAGAGAGCTTTTTGGTGTTAATGCACCattctgaaaaaataaaaaagagtatGAGGCACGGTGTGAAGTTTACAAAGAGAGAACCACTGAGTGTTTTCGTCAGATCGTCTGATACACTATTCGATCTGAAGAGCAGTATACTGCAGAAGTTAGGCGCGGGTGGCACAAAGTGGGTGAAGAAGCTATTCTACAAGATTCCTATTGCGGTTGTGTCAACCGGCGTGCAATATGAAACATTCGTGTTACAAACAGATGAAGATATGCAGGTGTTGTTTCATTGTCGTCGGAATTTTCCGAAAGTGAGGATACACGAGTTGTTTGCGAACCTGAAACATGGGATCGATAGTTCTGGTGCATCCGCTCCAAACCCTCAATCCACCATGATGGGGTGCCTCCACCTCGAGGCCTGTCGTTGCACCTGAGTGTTTGTTGGAGTATCGGCCAGCCGGTCCAGTTGGGATATTCACCTCAACTCATCCATCTCCAGATGTAGGACGTGAGGGGGAACCGGATCGGGTGGAAAATGCTATGCTAGAGGATGATTCCGACAAAGAGCCTGCTGACATTGGAGGGGACAGCGATGATGAAATTCCAATAAACCCAGCAACATGTCAACCACCGTCAAGTGCCGGCACACATGAGCAACCTGCACATTATTCTACCCTGGATCTGGAAGCCATCGGCCAACCGACGGAGTCAACACCAACCTTTGGGGGTCAAGGGTTGCACGAGGGAAATTCTGTAGCTGAATTTCAAGTTGGTCAATCTTTCCACAGTAAGGAGGAAGCTATGCTTACTGTAAAAGATTACAACATTCGGTGCGGTGTTGAGTACAGAGTGATGGAGTCGGGAGTTCGGAAAGGGTTGCACGTGGATAATTCGCATTAGCCTTCGAGCACGGAAGGGAACATGGGAGGTTCGACGGTACACGGACCACACACATGCTTGGCTACATCGATATCAAGCAACCACCAACAACTAGATTATCACGTGATCTGTGTGAAGATCTTTCCTCTGGTTCGAGCCAATGCGACGGTATTGATAAAGGTGTTGCAAGAAGCTACTGAAGGAACGTACGGGTTCAAGCCAACTTACAGAAAGACGTGGTTGGCAAAACAGAAGGCGGTAGCACAGATATACGGGGACTGGGAAGAGTCCTACGCCGAGCTACCTCGTTGAATCCTTGGTGTGCAGTCTACCATGGAGGGGACGGTTGCCTTGCTGAAGACGTCTCCAGTTTGAGTCAGTGATGACGTCGATGACTCAACCGTGTACTTTCATCGTCTTTTCTGGATGTTTCCTCCTTGTGTTGAAGCTTTTCGACACTGCAAGCCATTGGTCAGCATAGACAGTACTCATCTGTATAGCAAGTATGGAGGGACTTTGCTCCTGGCCATCGCTCAAGATGGGAACTCCAACATCTTGCCTATTTCTTTCAGTCTCGTGGAGAGGGAAAATGCCGAGTCGTGGTCTTTCTTCCTGACCAACCTGCGACAACATGTGACTCTGCAACAGGGGATACTGGTCATCTCAGATAGGCACAATGGCATCAAGGCTGCACTAGAGAACCCTAACAGTGGGTGGTTACCCCCGCATGTGTATCGAGCATTTTGTATTCAACATGTTGCAGCTAACTTCACACTCAGTTTCAAGGGCACAGATGCAAAGCGTTTGCTTGTGAACGCTGCTTATGTGAAGACTGGGGCAGAGTTTCACTATTGGTTTGATATAATACGGATTGAGAATCCGGCAATGTGTAATTGGGCGAATAGAATAGAATACGATAAGTGGAATCAGCACCAGGATGGTGGCAGACAattcggtcacatgacgaccAATATATCTGAGTGTGTTAATTCTGTTATAAAGGGTACACGGAATCTTCTGGTTACCGCCCTAGTGAAGTCCACATATGGTCGGCTAGCGGAGTTGTTTGTGATTCGTGGTCAGACAGTAGAGGCTCAATTGGCCAGCAGTGCCAAGTTCTGCCAGTCTTTTATGAAGGCGATGGAGCGCAACTTGAAAGACTCCAGATGCTTCACTGTCACCCTATTCGATAGACACCAGTCTGAGTACACCGTTGCCGAGACGACACCGACCGGGAGCTTTTCACTTGGGACGTACCGAGTTTCCCTTCAGGATCGTACATGCGACTTTGGATACTTTCAGGCTCTCCATTATCCATGTTGCCATGCGATTGCATGTTGTGCCCAGTCACGACTTGACTAGTCTATCTATGTCGACGAGGTCTACACCATGCAGAAGGTGTTCAGGGTGTACCAAATGGGTTTTGTGCCGCCAATACCGGAGGGACTTTGGCCATCTTATGACGATTCGACCGTTATTCCGGACCACAGCTTGAGGCGTTGTTGTGATGGGCGACCGAGGTCTACCAGAATCCGGAACAACATAGATGAGGCCGACCCTCACCGACCAAAGCGATGCGGGCTCTGCACACAGTCTGGGCACACGCGTAGATCTTGCCCCCAGAGAGGCTCCACCGTTGCCGGTAGTTCGTAGGACTTCTAGTCTGTGTGCTTCtagttttttgaattttattttcgcATGTAGCAATTTATGTTTTTGGGTGTTAGTGTTAGTGCCTTTGGTGTGTTTGTGTTAGTATTTGTTCCGACTTATTTGTATGGCTTATGACTTATGACTAATGTAGTAATTTAATCCGTGTTAGTGTTAATGCCTGGTGCCTATTATATTTCTACGGCTTATTGTTTATGAAGACTGTATTTGTATAACTTCGTACATTTTGTATCACGAGTTGTTACTATTAGACTGGTATTGTTAGGCATCTTCCCAAACTTCCACACTCTTCATAATCCACTagagggtgtagcggattataaGTATATCACCATATgagcataaaccgctacagggtgtagcggtttataAGTATTGAAGTTCTCAACGTAATCCGCGACAGCCAGTAGTGGATTACGTGCAATTGGGTTCCGCTACAAGGTGTAGCGGATTACATACAATTGCGTTTGTTACATTTGCGTCTGGAAATTGCCAATGTTGTATTTGCGTAAAAGTTTCGTTCAATCATTTTATTTGTATAAATTGCCCTtaaaacaacaacaatcaaatatTAAACTAGCAAGAATCAAATAATTCCAACTAGCATCAAATTCCTATTCTAAACCTACATTAAAAGTTTAAAACGACAACAATTTATATACAAATTTCAATTGCATCAA harbors:
- the LOC107620153 gene encoding uncharacterized protein LOC107620153; its protein translation is MFPPCVEAFRHCKPLVSIDSTHLYSKYGGTLLLAIAQDGNSNILPISFSLVERENAESWSFFLTNLRQHVTLQQGILVISDRHNGIKAALENPNSGWLPPHVYRAFCIQHVAANFTLSFKGTDAKRLLVNAAYVKTGAEFHYWFDIIRIENPAMCNWANRIEYDKWNQHQDGGRQFGHMTTNISECVNSVIKGTRNLLVTALVKSTYGRLAELFVIRGQTVEAQLASSAKFCQSFMKAMERNLKDSRCFTVTLFDRHQSEYTVAETTPTGSFSLGTYRVSLQDRTCDFGYFQALHYPCCHAIACCAQSRLD